From Gimesia panareensis, the proteins below share one genomic window:
- a CDS encoding DUF58 domain-containing protein, producing MLPEAISRISRLEIRARSIVEGFLSGLHRSPFFGQSVEFAQHREYAPGDDVRNIDWKVWSKTDKYYIKQYEEDTNLRTTLLVDVSESMQFGTGPLSKYEYGCTAAAALAYLLLKQQDAVGLVTFDDAIRSRVPALSKRTHLNSLLSALAAEKPAQKTDIYDVLKEVAETRSQKGTIILISDLFVNRESLFKGLRLLQYRGHDLMLLHILDDQELDFDYAGTTRFEGMEETGELVCDPRSLREGYLKAMQEFLQDIKRRCARNKFDYQTIRTSEYLDAALAHYLNHRIGMQQSIRQ from the coding sequence TTGCTGCCTGAAGCAATTTCCCGCATTTCGCGGCTGGAAATTCGGGCACGCTCGATCGTCGAAGGCTTTCTGTCCGGGTTGCACCGTAGTCCTTTCTTTGGCCAGTCGGTGGAATTCGCGCAACACCGTGAGTACGCCCCGGGGGACGATGTCCGCAACATCGACTGGAAAGTCTGGTCGAAAACCGACAAGTACTACATCAAGCAGTACGAAGAAGATACGAACCTCCGCACCACCCTGCTGGTCGACGTCAGCGAGTCCATGCAGTTCGGTACAGGACCGTTGAGTAAATATGAATATGGCTGTACGGCAGCAGCAGCGCTGGCTTACCTGCTCCTCAAACAGCAGGACGCTGTAGGACTGGTGACATTTGATGACGCCATCCGCTCCCGCGTACCGGCGTTAAGCAAGCGGACCCACCTGAATTCGTTGTTGAGTGCCCTGGCTGCGGAAAAACCTGCTCAAAAAACGGACATTTATGACGTACTGAAAGAAGTGGCCGAAACGCGATCACAAAAGGGCACGATTATCCTCATATCCGACTTATTCGTTAACCGTGAAAGCCTGTTCAAAGGTCTGCGTCTGCTGCAATATCGCGGACACGACCTGATGCTTCTACATATTCTGGACGATCAGGAACTCGACTTTGACTATGCCGGCACCACCCGGTTTGAAGGGATGGAGGAAACCGGCGAACTGGTCTGTGATCCCCGCTCCCTGAGAGAGGGCTATCTCAAAGCCATGCAGGAGTTTCTACAAGATATTAAACGGCGCTGTGCCCGCAACAAATTTGACTACCAGACCATCCGCACCAGCGAGTATCTCGATGCCGCCCTGGCGCACTACCTGAATCACCGGATCGGCATGCAGCAGTCGATCAGACAATAA
- a CDS encoding AAA family ATPase, with product MSDVQNDESGSPELEITQESINKLSSAYQQIHGEMSKVIVGQDDVIEQLLIALFSRGHCLLEGVPGLAKTLMISSLAQTLSMSFSRIQFTPDLMPADITGTDVLQENRETGEREFRFIPGPLFHNVVLADEINRTPPKTQAALLEAMQEHQVSVGQTRHLLSDPFFVLATQNPIEQEGTYSLPEAQQDRFMFKVYVKYPSFQEERQIARRTTSDTNEKIVQVLTAVDVLEIQKIVRQVPISDHVIDYALALVRQTRINEPGSPDFINEWLSWGAGPRAVQNLLLGGKTRALLNGNAHVSTEDISALAAPVLRHRIVTNFSAESEGITSDHVIERLIQETPSKEGELTSDPRLQKIFAA from the coding sequence ATGTCGGACGTACAAAATGATGAGTCAGGTTCTCCCGAGCTGGAAATCACTCAGGAGTCGATCAATAAACTGAGTTCTGCCTATCAGCAGATCCATGGTGAGATGTCGAAAGTGATTGTCGGTCAGGATGACGTAATCGAGCAATTGCTGATTGCCCTGTTCAGCCGGGGGCACTGTCTGCTGGAAGGGGTACCCGGACTGGCCAAGACCCTGATGATCAGTTCGCTGGCCCAGACACTGTCAATGTCCTTTAGCCGTATTCAGTTCACTCCCGACCTGATGCCTGCCGACATTACCGGGACCGACGTACTCCAGGAAAATCGTGAAACCGGCGAACGTGAATTTCGTTTCATTCCCGGACCGCTGTTTCACAATGTGGTCCTTGCTGACGAAATCAACCGAACGCCTCCCAAAACACAGGCCGCGTTGCTGGAAGCGATGCAGGAACACCAGGTCAGCGTAGGCCAGACGCGGCACCTGCTCAGTGATCCATTCTTCGTGCTGGCGACTCAGAACCCGATCGAGCAGGAAGGAACGTACTCCCTGCCCGAAGCCCAGCAGGACCGCTTCATGTTTAAAGTGTATGTGAAGTATCCGTCCTTCCAGGAAGAGCGCCAGATCGCCCGCCGGACTACGTCTGATACCAACGAGAAAATTGTGCAAGTGCTGACAGCAGTCGATGTGCTCGAGATCCAGAAAATCGTGCGGCAGGTTCCCATCTCGGACCACGTGATTGATTATGCTCTCGCACTGGTCAGACAGACCCGGATCAACGAACCGGGGTCCCCTGATTTCATCAACGAGTGGCTCAGCTGGGGTGCCGGTCCCCGTGCGGTACAGAACCTGTTGCTCGGCGGAAAAACACGCGCTCTGTTGAACGGGAACGCTCACGTCTCAACGGAAGATATCAGCGCACTGGCCGCCCCGGTATTGCGGCATCGTATCGTGACGAACTTCTCTGCCGAATCGGAAGGAATCACCTCCGACCACGTCATTGAGCGTTTGATTCAAGAGACACCGTCTAAGGAAGGCGAACTGACCAGTGACCCAAGATTACAGAAAATTTTTGCTGCCTGA
- the purL gene encoding phosphoribosylformylglycinamidine synthase subunit PurL, whose translation MLCEVEIKPAENQIDREGARILKECQVLGASSIRSVQTAHSFLLEGNLDQAGLEQIARSLLADPVVETFEIRTLSSKSAESGSTDPLLNVMFKPGVTDNVANSARDAIADLGLAIENVATCRKYWVNSDADSDEIDRMASKVLSNDAIEYVVRGPLLMDSIRLGSEYTFELVTVPIRDMNDRQLETLSREGQLYLNLAEMRTIKDYYVDQKKDPTDVELESVAQTWSEHCSHKTLAGRIHFRDGERDLHFENMLKETIFAATTEIRKSLGDKDWCVSVFADNAGVITFDDKQDVCFKVETHNHPSALEPYGGANTGLGGVIRDPLGTGLGGKPVCNTDVFCFAPPDISYDDLPAGVLHPKAVATGVVSGVRDYGNRMGIPTVNGAVYFDERYLGNPLVYCGNVAMLPVGKSAKQQAQPGHYIVAVGGRTGRDGIHGATFSSAELTSESESLSGGAVQIGNAITEKMTMDVILEARDKELFSAITDCGAGGFSSAVGEMGEKTGAEVWLDKCPLKYAGLSYTEIWISEAQERMVLAVPPENWEAFEKLCASEGVEASVIGEFTDTKHLVLKYQDQVVADLEMEFLHDGRPPIVRDAIYKAPAFTPLIPTQKEDYNKDLLAILSSLNVCSKEWIIRQYDQEVQAGSVVKPLVGVQNDGPSDAAVVRPDLTSPRGLVISCGMNPRYGDLSTHWMAASAIDEAIRNCVAVGANPNKIAILDNFCWGNTDRPETLGSLVAAALACQEFSIAFGSPFISGKDSLYNEFSYENEQGEKETVAIPPSLLISAIGQIPDVSRAITMDLKTPGNRIFLVGATHNELGGSHYALVNDLEGGQVPQVDKEDAPLIFKALHSAIQQQLVRSCHDLSEGGLAVAAAEMAFAGGYGMKLDPTRLPEALELSTASLLFSESNTRFLIEVAPDKIPALQLCFGELPLVEIGEVIGNRQFTIKGTSGNNVINASLDELKSAWKNPLAWD comes from the coding sequence ATGCTTTGCGAAGTCGAAATTAAACCAGCCGAGAATCAGATTGACCGTGAAGGAGCCCGGATTCTCAAAGAATGCCAGGTACTGGGCGCGAGCTCTATCCGTTCTGTACAGACGGCCCATTCTTTCCTGCTGGAAGGAAACCTGGACCAGGCCGGTCTGGAACAGATTGCCCGTTCGCTGCTGGCGGATCCGGTGGTGGAAACATTCGAAATCCGCACGCTCTCCAGCAAGTCCGCTGAGAGCGGTTCGACCGATCCTCTGCTGAATGTCATGTTCAAACCTGGCGTCACTGATAATGTGGCCAACAGTGCCCGGGACGCGATTGCCGACCTGGGACTCGCCATTGAGAACGTCGCTACCTGCCGCAAGTACTGGGTGAATTCTGATGCAGACAGCGATGAAATTGATCGGATGGCATCCAAAGTTCTCTCCAACGACGCCATTGAATACGTCGTCCGTGGCCCTCTACTGATGGACAGCATCCGGCTGGGCAGCGAGTACACGTTCGAACTGGTGACCGTGCCGATTCGCGATATGAATGATCGTCAGTTGGAGACACTGAGCCGCGAAGGACAGCTGTATCTCAATCTGGCCGAGATGCGGACGATCAAAGACTATTATGTCGATCAGAAAAAAGACCCGACTGATGTTGAGCTGGAAAGTGTCGCCCAGACCTGGAGCGAACACTGCTCGCACAAAACGCTGGCCGGCCGAATTCACTTCCGTGACGGCGAACGGGATCTACACTTTGAAAACATGCTCAAAGAAACCATCTTCGCTGCGACAACCGAAATCCGGAAATCGCTGGGTGACAAGGACTGGTGTGTGAGCGTGTTTGCCGACAACGCGGGGGTGATCACCTTCGACGACAAGCAGGACGTCTGTTTCAAAGTGGAAACCCACAATCACCCTTCCGCGCTGGAACCGTACGGCGGTGCTAATACCGGGCTGGGTGGAGTGATCCGCGATCCGCTGGGAACCGGACTGGGTGGTAAGCCGGTCTGTAACACTGATGTATTCTGCTTCGCGCCCCCGGATATTTCCTACGATGACCTGCCCGCGGGCGTGCTGCATCCCAAGGCGGTCGCGACCGGAGTGGTCTCGGGCGTCCGCGATTATGGCAACAGGATGGGCATCCCCACGGTCAACGGTGCGGTCTATTTTGACGAACGCTACCTGGGCAACCCGCTGGTTTACTGTGGTAATGTCGCCATGCTCCCCGTCGGAAAATCAGCAAAACAGCAGGCGCAACCAGGGCATTATATTGTCGCGGTCGGTGGCCGAACTGGTCGGGATGGCATCCACGGAGCCACCTTCTCATCTGCAGAACTGACTTCAGAAAGCGAATCCCTCTCCGGTGGCGCTGTGCAGATCGGCAATGCGATCACAGAAAAAATGACGATGGACGTGATCCTCGAAGCACGTGACAAAGAACTGTTCTCCGCGATCACCGACTGCGGTGCCGGCGGATTCAGTAGTGCGGTCGGCGAGATGGGAGAAAAGACGGGCGCGGAAGTCTGGCTGGATAAGTGCCCGCTCAAATACGCAGGCCTGTCTTATACCGAAATCTGGATCTCCGAAGCGCAGGAACGGATGGTACTGGCTGTACCTCCGGAAAACTGGGAGGCCTTCGAGAAGCTGTGTGCCAGCGAAGGGGTCGAGGCCTCTGTGATCGGTGAGTTCACAGATACGAAACATCTCGTGCTGAAATACCAGGATCAGGTTGTGGCTGATCTGGAAATGGAGTTTCTACACGATGGTCGTCCACCGATCGTACGGGATGCGATCTACAAAGCACCTGCCTTCACCCCGCTGATTCCGACACAGAAGGAAGATTACAATAAAGACCTGCTTGCCATTCTGAGCTCGCTGAATGTCTGCAGCAAAGAATGGATCATTCGTCAGTATGACCAGGAAGTGCAGGCGGGTAGTGTCGTCAAGCCCCTGGTTGGCGTTCAGAACGATGGTCCCTCTGATGCTGCGGTCGTACGCCCTGACCTGACTTCGCCGCGGGGGCTGGTCATTTCCTGCGGCATGAATCCACGATATGGTGACCTGAGTACACACTGGATGGCGGCTTCTGCGATTGATGAAGCCATCCGTAACTGTGTCGCGGTCGGAGCGAATCCCAACAAGATTGCCATCCTCGATAACTTTTGCTGGGGTAACACCGATCGCCCGGAAACCCTGGGCAGCCTGGTTGCAGCGGCTTTAGCCTGTCAGGAATTCTCCATCGCCTTTGGTTCGCCGTTCATCAGTGGCAAAGACAGTCTGTATAATGAGTTCTCCTACGAAAACGAGCAGGGAGAAAAAGAGACCGTTGCGATTCCCCCTTCTCTGCTGATCAGTGCCATCGGCCAGATCCCGGACGTCAGCAGAGCGATCACGATGGACCTCAAAACTCCCGGCAACCGGATCTTTCTGGTTGGCGCAACCCATAACGAACTGGGTGGCAGCCACTATGCACTGGTCAATGACCTCGAAGGGGGACAGGTTCCACAAGTCGATAAGGAAGACGCCCCGCTGATCTTCAAGGCGCTGCACTCCGCGATACAGCAACAGCTGGTCCGCAGCTGTCATGACCTGAGCGAAGGGGGGCTGGCGGTCGCGGCAGCGGAGATGGCGTTTGCAGGCGGTTACGGAATGAAACTGGACCCAACCCGGCTGCCCGAAGCCCTGGAACTGTCTACCGCGAGCCTGCTTTTCTCGGAAAGCAACACCCGCTTCCTGATTGAAGTCGCTCCCGATAAAATCCCCGCGCTGCAACTCTGCTTTGGCGAACTGCCACTGGTAGAAATTGGAGAAGTGATCGGGAATCGTCAATTCACCATTAAGGGGACCTCTGGAAACAACGTGATTAACGCCAGTCTGGATGAGCTCAAATCCGCCTGGAAAAATCCGCTCGCCTGGGACTGA
- a CDS encoding prephenate dehydrogenase yields MTESSTQNSHLFNTIGVIGVGLLGGSIAAAARQRQLAETILGAGRNPSRMRAAQQSGLLDRGSTNIAETAAQSDLVIVCTPVNHIVQFIRVVAQHSRPGTVITDVGSTKQKICSELYGSLPEGVTFVASHPLAGSEKAGFEFADPELFAGRPCVVTPDETTPAEAVERVKGFWEALGMHVLQTSPEKHDQILAETSHLPHVVSSALAMTLSEENRQFTSTGFRDTTRIAGGDPALWIEILLSNSDAIVESIDKYTQSLSQLREAIVNHDEKRLRQLLEDGKKNHDALNSAP; encoded by the coding sequence ATGACTGAATCATCGACACAAAATTCGCACCTCTTCAACACAATCGGCGTCATTGGCGTCGGTCTGCTGGGAGGTTCTATTGCCGCTGCAGCGCGACAGCGGCAGCTGGCGGAAACCATTCTGGGGGCGGGGCGTAATCCTTCACGGATGCGGGCCGCCCAGCAGTCCGGTCTGCTGGATCGGGGATCTACCAATATCGCGGAAACGGCGGCTCAGTCAGACCTAGTGATCGTCTGCACTCCCGTCAATCATATCGTGCAGTTCATTCGTGTGGTGGCCCAGCATAGCCGCCCGGGAACGGTCATTACGGATGTGGGAAGCACCAAGCAGAAAATCTGCTCCGAACTGTACGGCAGCCTGCCGGAAGGGGTCACCTTTGTGGCTTCGCACCCCCTGGCGGGCTCTGAAAAGGCCGGATTTGAATTTGCCGACCCGGAACTGTTTGCCGGTCGCCCCTGTGTCGTCACTCCGGATGAGACTACTCCCGCAGAAGCGGTCGAACGGGTCAAGGGTTTCTGGGAAGCCCTGGGGATGCATGTCCTGCAGACCTCTCCTGAGAAACATGATCAGATCCTGGCGGAGACCAGTCATCTACCCCATGTTGTTTCTTCTGCACTGGCGATGACCCTGTCTGAAGAAAATCGCCAGTTTACTTCCACCGGCTTTCGTGACACGACCCGTATTGCCGGCGGTGATCCCGCGCTCTGGATCGAGATTCTGCTCAGCAACAGCGATGCCATCGTAGAAAGCATTGACAAATATACCCAGTCTCTCAGCCAGTTGAGGGAGGCCATCGTCAACCATGACGAAAAACGGCTGCGTCAGTTGCTGGAAGATGGCAAAAAGAATCACGATGCATTAAATTCAGCACCATAA
- a CDS encoding outer membrane protein assembly factor BamB family protein, whose amino-acid sequence MQRMLPLFILSVGFCLSTGNLSQAADWSQFRGPSGNGISDSTGLPTEWSAEKNILWKTKLPGHGSSSPVLFGNQIFLTAYTDYGLTAEDQGNPADLRLHVISINREDGNIMWDKSVAPVNKVQKITKRIVDHGYASGTPACDETGVYAFFGTSGVVAYDLKGNLKWQANVGDKTAGFGSASSPILYKDFVIINASIESEAVYALEKATGKVAWKAENIVRAWTTPSIVEVPGGKQELVVNQKNQIMGFDPDTGKQLWTCEGIQDYVVPVVIQNDGILYCLGGRSNRSIAVRPGGRGDVTKTHKLWEVNVGANVTSPVFYNGHLYWASDRGIAFCLDAKNGEVVYKNRLPTKARLYASIILADDKLYVTTRDNGVVVLKAAPEYIELARNEIKTDEDLFNASPAVSEGSIYLRTNGYLYRIAEQ is encoded by the coding sequence ATGCAGCGTATGCTTCCCCTGTTCATTCTGTCTGTTGGATTCTGTCTTTCTACTGGCAACCTCAGCCAGGCGGCCGACTGGTCTCAGTTTCGTGGTCCCTCTGGTAACGGAATCTCTGACTCGACAGGGCTGCCCACCGAATGGAGTGCCGAGAAAAACATTCTCTGGAAAACCAAACTCCCCGGGCACGGCTCCTCCAGCCCGGTCCTGTTCGGAAACCAGATCTTTCTGACTGCTTATACGGATTATGGTCTGACAGCCGAGGATCAGGGCAATCCTGCTGATTTGCGACTGCATGTAATCTCGATCAATCGGGAAGACGGTAATATCATGTGGGACAAATCCGTAGCCCCGGTGAACAAGGTGCAGAAAATTACTAAGCGAATTGTCGATCATGGTTACGCCAGCGGTACGCCCGCCTGTGACGAAACCGGAGTCTATGCATTTTTCGGTACCTCGGGTGTCGTTGCCTATGACCTGAAAGGGAATCTGAAATGGCAGGCGAATGTCGGCGATAAAACTGCGGGCTTTGGTTCGGCTTCCTCCCCGATCCTCTATAAAGACTTTGTGATCATCAATGCCAGCATTGAAAGTGAGGCGGTCTACGCGCTGGAGAAAGCGACCGGTAAAGTCGCCTGGAAGGCGGAGAACATTGTCCGCGCCTGGACGACCCCTTCCATTGTCGAAGTACCGGGAGGGAAACAGGAACTGGTGGTCAATCAGAAAAATCAGATCATGGGCTTCGATCCGGATACCGGCAAACAACTCTGGACCTGCGAAGGGATTCAAGACTATGTCGTCCCGGTCGTTATTCAAAACGATGGCATTCTCTACTGCCTGGGAGGCCGCAGTAATCGCAGTATTGCCGTACGTCCCGGAGGTCGAGGGGATGTCACCAAGACCCATAAGCTCTGGGAAGTCAATGTGGGTGCCAACGTGACCTCACCCGTCTTTTATAACGGGCACCTCTACTGGGCCAGCGACCGGGGCATCGCCTTCTGCCTGGATGCAAAAAACGGAGAAGTGGTCTACAAGAACCGGCTGCCCACCAAAGCCCGGCTCTATGCTTCCATTATACTGGCAGATGACAAGCTGTATGTGACGACGCGGGATAATGGCGTGGTCGTCCTCAAGGCGGCACCGGAATACATTGAACTGGCCCGGAATGAAATTAAGACCGATGAGGACCTGTTTAACGCTTCACCGGCGGTCAGCGAAGGCAGTATTTACCTGCGCACCAACGGCTATCTCTACCGAATCGCTGAGCAGTAA
- a CDS encoding DUF1501 domain-containing protein, with the protein MFDFPLYSQSLSRRDLCKVAVGGTLSFMLPGFDLQAAQKRGPERRKSVITLWMGGGPSQLETWDPHPGTKIGGPGKAISTVVPGLQISDMYPLLAEQLSGMSVIRSMVSKEGDHERGTKYLKTGYRPEPTTVYPALGAIIAHEAPDKGLEIPQHISMGNTQFPARGGYLGAHLDAFRVPDPGKNIGNMRARVGDPRQERRLENLNVVSQAFRRGRTTQTKKTLHQSTIDRALTMMSSEQLQAFEIEKEPAAVRAAYGDSPFGRGCLVARRLIEQGVHAIEVNLNGWDSHANNYTGHQTQSKILDPAFATLLTELKERDLLDSTIVLCIGEFGRTPKINPLDGRDHWPSGFSCIVGGGGLKGDVIIGETDPTGKKKKPTEPVRIQDLYATILQTLKIDYTKELISPIGRPLALSDGTPIQKLI; encoded by the coding sequence ATGTTTGACTTTCCTCTGTATTCACAATCGCTGAGCCGCCGGGATCTCTGCAAAGTTGCTGTAGGCGGGACACTGTCGTTCATGCTGCCCGGCTTCGATCTGCAGGCGGCACAGAAACGGGGACCGGAACGCCGGAAATCCGTGATTACACTCTGGATGGGGGGCGGTCCCAGCCAGTTGGAAACCTGGGATCCCCACCCGGGAACGAAGATCGGCGGACCGGGAAAAGCAATCTCGACTGTTGTACCCGGATTACAGATTTCCGATATGTATCCGCTGCTGGCAGAACAATTGAGCGGAATGTCGGTCATTCGTTCCATGGTCTCCAAAGAGGGTGACCACGAACGAGGCACGAAATACCTCAAAACCGGCTACCGCCCTGAACCGACGACCGTCTATCCAGCCCTGGGTGCCATCATTGCTCACGAAGCGCCCGACAAAGGCCTGGAAATTCCGCAACACATTTCGATGGGCAATACTCAGTTCCCCGCACGGGGCGGCTACCTGGGAGCACACCTGGATGCCTTCCGCGTGCCCGATCCGGGAAAGAATATCGGCAACATGCGGGCGCGCGTCGGGGATCCACGACAGGAACGTCGACTGGAAAATCTGAATGTCGTCTCACAGGCGTTTCGCAGGGGGCGCACAACCCAGACGAAAAAAACACTGCATCAGTCGACCATCGATCGCGCGTTGACCATGATGAGTTCCGAACAACTGCAGGCGTTCGAGATTGAAAAAGAACCCGCTGCCGTCCGCGCCGCCTATGGCGACTCCCCTTTCGGCCGGGGTTGCCTGGTCGCCCGGCGTCTTATCGAGCAGGGTGTGCACGCAATTGAAGTCAATCTGAACGGCTGGGACAGTCACGCCAATAATTACACCGGCCATCAGACGCAATCGAAGATTCTGGACCCTGCCTTTGCGACTCTACTCACAGAACTCAAAGAACGGGACCTGCTCGATTCAACGATTGTCCTCTGCATCGGCGAATTCGGGCGGACTCCCAAGATCAACCCGCTCGACGGACGAGATCACTGGCCCTCTGGATTCTCCTGCATCGTTGGTGGAGGCGGATTGAAGGGAGATGTGATCATCGGCGAAACCGATCCGACCGGGAAAAAGAAAAAGCCGACTGAACCGGTGCGGATTCAGGACCTGTATGCCACGATTCTGCAGACGCTCAAGATCGACTATACCAAAGAACTGATCTCTCCCATTGGTCGCCCACTGGCACTCAGCGATGGAACGCCGATTCAGAAACTGATCTGA
- a CDS encoding DUF1549 domain-containing protein, producing the protein MPASTRNWILACLPVGVVALVVSLVAWASSSPLKKTTPIPVVVNEDSLTRTVRQVNQLFEEQWKDRELIPAEQADELTQMRRLSLALHGTIPSLEEIREFQAMSGEDRLERWTVKLLEDRRFADYFSERFTRAFVGVAQGQFIVFRRDRFKAWLSEQIQANTPYDELVRKLIAGEGIWTGDPETNYITAAVADGNLDRNKLTGSTVRAFLGQRIDCAQCHDHPFDHWKQADFEGLTAFYGQVEVQLLGVRQNDNLKYEVEDRNTLEKRTVAPQVPFLNECLPEKGTLRERLAAWVTHPDNRRFERASANRIWGLLFGVPYINPVDDLPAPTDLAQEPPDLLDILGQDFRENGYDIKRLIQIIVASKPFGLSSSTDNENAEEIERATSEWALFPLVRLRPEQIIGSMLQASSLKTIDQNSNLFMRGRRFFSEIDFVREYGDLGSDELNDFPGTIPQALLRMNGQFAKDNGSASPFNSVGRISSLDISNAKRVETCFLVCLSRIPTPEELTHFIKQYETASNQKQREKITEDLFWALYNSPEFSWNH; encoded by the coding sequence ATGCCTGCTTCCACCCGCAACTGGATCCTGGCCTGCCTCCCTGTGGGCGTGGTCGCGCTGGTGGTTTCGCTGGTGGCCTGGGCATCGAGCAGCCCCCTGAAAAAGACAACACCGATTCCGGTTGTGGTGAATGAAGATTCTCTGACGCGCACGGTCAGACAGGTGAATCAGTTATTCGAGGAGCAGTGGAAAGACAGGGAACTCATCCCCGCGGAGCAGGCAGACGAACTGACTCAGATGCGGCGACTTTCGCTGGCTCTGCACGGAACGATCCCCTCGCTGGAAGAGATTCGCGAATTTCAGGCGATGTCAGGGGAAGACCGGCTGGAACGCTGGACTGTAAAACTGCTTGAAGACCGCCGCTTCGCCGATTATTTTTCTGAACGTTTTACGCGTGCCTTTGTCGGAGTCGCCCAGGGCCAGTTTATCGTGTTCCGGCGCGATCGATTCAAAGCCTGGCTCAGCGAACAGATTCAGGCCAACACGCCTTACGATGAACTGGTCAGGAAGTTAATTGCCGGCGAAGGGATCTGGACCGGCGACCCGGAAACCAATTACATTACCGCTGCCGTCGCGGATGGCAATCTGGACCGCAACAAACTGACGGGCAGCACGGTGCGTGCCTTCCTGGGCCAGCGGATCGATTGCGCACAATGTCACGATCATCCCTTCGATCACTGGAAACAGGCTGACTTCGAAGGTCTGACTGCCTTTTATGGTCAGGTTGAAGTGCAGCTGCTCGGCGTGCGTCAGAACGATAACTTAAAGTACGAAGTCGAAGATCGAAATACACTGGAAAAACGGACTGTTGCTCCGCAGGTTCCTTTCCTGAATGAGTGCCTGCCTGAGAAAGGTACTCTGCGTGAGCGACTGGCCGCCTGGGTAACCCATCCTGATAATCGTCGTTTCGAACGCGCATCAGCCAACCGGATCTGGGGACTGCTGTTCGGGGTGCCCTATATCAATCCGGTGGATGATCTGCCCGCTCCGACTGATCTTGCTCAGGAGCCTCCTGATCTGCTCGACATCCTCGGTCAGGATTTTCGTGAGAACGGCTATGATATCAAACGCCTGATTCAGATCATCGTGGCGTCGAAACCGTTTGGGCTCTCATCATCAACGGACAATGAAAATGCCGAAGAGATTGAACGGGCCACCAGTGAATGGGCCCTGTTCCCCCTGGTTCGACTGCGTCCGGAGCAGATCATTGGTTCGATGCTGCAGGCCTCTTCACTGAAAACCATCGACCAGAATTCAAATCTGTTCATGCGGGGCCGCCGCTTTTTCTCGGAGATCGATTTTGTCCGCGAGTATGGTGACCTGGGCAGTGACGAACTGAATGATTTTCCGGGGACGATCCCACAGGCCCTGCTCCGGATGAACGGCCAGTTTGCCAAAGATAACGGCAGTGCCTCCCCGTTCAATTCCGTCGGCCGGATTTCTTCGCTTGATATCTCGAATGCAAAACGGGTCGAGACCTGTTTCCTCGTTTGTCTGTCGCGAATCCCCACGCCGGAGGAACTGACTCACTTTATCAAGCAGTATGAAACGGCTTCCAATCAGAAACAACGTGAGAAAATCACCGAAGACCTGTTCTGGGCACTCTACAATTCACCCGAATTTTCCTGGAATCATTGA